One Chloroflexota bacterium DNA segment encodes these proteins:
- a CDS encoding AAA family ATPase — translation MPHPWPNKMLRQLLRGEMLSQTLQQWVDNHGGRQVVVQTLRDGMSHDVDALAFFEQQVNRYTTESQKAANLNMADSTYYAKRGRFYEQLRHLLDHLPSLRPTTIIGLPIPLTPLVGRQAVLQELLELCREYRLVTLHGIGGIGKTRLAIALASYIANAGFAQEVVFIDLRNEYTVHDSWHALLNRWLGDPKADLTSYIQQSNRRTVLIIDNCEHIRAVAEMLLPLLNFGNISIITTTQIALSINGERRFPVPALSLEEGILLFEQRARDLNRQVERRQTEQIVQRLAGHPLAIEIAASQLLLVSLNDILAMTNVEMLEIESLANGSASHRTLRQMVEYTFSLLNDDVQAACLRLALFEHHFSLAQATQAFKVNWRVASGLVDASCLEGSVDSRGETRFSMPIVIRLYARQVALERDVYHQLMLEFTQYWANEIKQILQRWEQTIERAKDHGELLTPMNDLSLLRESYTTIRGCLQWAAIYEHGQLLELVGGLWKFWLHYESPEGRLWLRSAMSMASEQQRSELQQILLLFS, via the coding sequence ATGCCACATCCTTGGCCAAATAAAATGCTCCGCCAATTACTCCGCGGCGAGATGTTATCGCAAACGTTGCAGCAGTGGGTCGATAATCATGGTGGTCGGCAGGTAGTTGTGCAAACGTTGCGCGATGGCATGAGCCACGATGTTGATGCACTTGCCTTCTTTGAACAGCAGGTAAATCGTTATACCACAGAAAGCCAAAAAGCTGCAAATCTTAATATGGCCGATAGCACCTACTATGCCAAACGTGGCCGTTTTTATGAGCAATTACGCCATTTGCTCGATCATCTGCCTAGCCTGCGTCCTACCACGATCATTGGTCTGCCGATTCCGCTTACGCCTTTGGTTGGCCGCCAAGCAGTTTTGCAAGAGTTGCTTGAACTTTGCCGCGAATATCGGCTGGTAACCTTGCATGGTATTGGTGGCATCGGCAAAACCCGCCTCGCGATTGCCCTCGCTAGCTATATTGCCAATGCTGGCTTTGCTCAAGAAGTCGTTTTTATCGATTTACGCAATGAATACACAGTGCATGATAGCTGGCATGCCTTGCTCAATCGCTGGCTCGGCGACCCCAAAGCCGATTTAACCAGTTATATTCAGCAATCCAATCGCCGCACGGTCTTGATTATCGATAATTGTGAGCATATTCGGGCAGTTGCCGAGATGCTGCTGCCATTACTCAATTTTGGCAATATTTCAATTATTACCACCACGCAAATTGCCTTGAGCATCAATGGTGAACGACGCTTTCCTGTGCCAGCCTTGAGCCTCGAAGAAGGGATTTTGTTGTTTGAGCAACGTGCTCGCGATTTGAACCGTCAGGTTGAGCGTCGGCAAACCGAGCAAATTGTTCAGCGTTTGGCAGGCCATCCCTTGGCGATTGAAATTGCTGCTTCGCAATTGTTGCTGGTTTCGCTCAACGATATTTTGGCCATGACCAACGTTGAAATGTTGGAGATCGAATCGTTGGCAAATGGCTCGGCCTCGCATCGCACCTTGCGCCAAATGGTTGAATATACCTTTTCGTTGTTAAATGATGATGTTCAAGCTGCTTGTTTGCGCTTGGCCTTGTTTGAACATCATTTTAGCCTAGCCCAAGCCACCCAAGCTTTTAAAGTCAATTGGCGGGTGGCTAGCGGTTTGGTCGATGCATCATGCTTGGAGGGTAGTGTCGATAGCCGTGGCGAAACGCGGTTTAGTATGCCAATTGTAATTCGGCTCTATGCTCGGCAAGTAGCGCTCGAACGCGATGTCTATCATCAGTTGATGCTGGAATTTACCCAATATTGGGCCAATGAAATTAAGCAGATTTTGCAGCGTTGGGAGCAAACGATCGAACGCGCCAAAGATCATGGCGAATTGCTCACGCCGATGAACGATCTTTCGTTGTTGCGTGAGAGTTATACGACGATTCGTGGCTGTTTGCAATGGGCGGCGATCTATGAGCATGGGCAATTATTGGAGTTAGTCGGCGGTTTGTGGAAATTTTGGCTGCATTATGAAAGCCCCGAAGGTCGTTTATGGTTGCGTTCGGCCATGAGTATGGCGAGCGAGCAGCAACGCAGCGAATTACAACAAATTCTATTGCTGTTTAGCTGA
- a CDS encoding MerR family transcriptional regulator: protein MQQLSISMVAKQAGIKASTIRYYEEINLLPPAARQNGRRYYDQQIFERLAFIRTTQRLGFSLTEIQLLFQHEQQQAPLAGLWRQLAKQKLADLSQLLEQASHVQQLLQRGLRCRCATLEMCVHCVLQHCQD, encoded by the coding sequence ATGCAACAACTTAGTATCAGTATGGTCGCCAAACAGGCTGGCATCAAAGCCTCAACCATTCGTTATTATGAAGAAATTAATCTATTGCCGCCTGCTGCTCGCCAGAATGGTCGGCGTTATTACGATCAACAGATTTTCGAGCGTCTAGCGTTTATTCGCACAACCCAACGGCTTGGCTTTAGCCTTACCGAAATTCAATTGCTGTTTCAACATGAGCAGCAACAGGCTCCGTTAGCAGGTTTATGGCGGCAATTAGCCAAGCAAAAGTTGGCCGATCTCAGCCAATTGCTCGAACAAGCTAGCCATGTGCAACAATTACTCCAGCGCGGGTTGCGTTGTCGCTGCGCCACCCTTGAAATGTGTGTCCATTGTGTGTTACAACATTGTCAAGATTAA
- the trxA gene encoding thioredoxin, whose amino-acid sequence MQTVIDQPVHISDASFETQVLQSDTPVIVDFWAPWCVHCRVIAPILAKLAQRYAGEIVVAKINTDEDVQYASRLGVRGLPTMVVFQHGQEVDRWIGAMSEAAFEQRVQKLLGR is encoded by the coding sequence ATGCAAACCGTGATTGATCAGCCAGTTCATATTAGCGATGCCAGCTTTGAAACGCAGGTATTACAATCGGATACGCCAGTCATTGTCGATTTTTGGGCACCTTGGTGTGTGCATTGCCGCGTGATTGCGCCAATTTTGGCCAAACTGGCACAGCGCTATGCTGGTGAAATTGTGGTTGCCAAAATCAATACCGACGAAGATGTGCAATATGCCAGCCGTTTGGGTGTGCGTGGTTTGCCCACGATGGTGGTATTTCAGCATGGTCAAGAGGTTGATCGCTGGATTGGGGCGATGAGCGAAGCTGCGTTCGAACAACGTGTGCAAAAGCTGCTTGGGCGTTAA
- a CDS encoding response regulator has protein sequence MLKSKEAGIATLVVIEDQPDTLLIIRSTLHQQGHQLHFFPNGRVATAQAVQALQPALILLDVQLPDQSGFDLIGSLRSIAPCIALTGFSDMSIVERAKALGFFGFLGKPIRPAYFPQQISRLLAGEAVWEHTWAGDVPVPIFS, from the coding sequence ATGTTGAAATCCAAGGAGGCTGGTATCGCTACACTTGTTGTGATCGAAGACCAACCAGATACGCTATTAATCATTCGGAGCACATTGCACCAACAAGGCCATCAATTACACTTCTTCCCCAATGGCCGCGTGGCTACAGCTCAAGCCGTGCAAGCCTTACAACCTGCCCTCATTTTGCTCGATGTGCAGCTGCCAGATCAATCAGGCTTCGATTTGATTGGCTCCTTGCGCTCGATAGCCCCCTGTATTGCCTTGACAGGATTTAGTGATATGAGCATTGTTGAACGTGCCAAGGCTTTGGGCTTTTTTGGTTTTTTAGGCAAGCCAATTCGCCCAGCCTACTTTCCGCAACAAATTAGCCGTTTGTTGGCTGGTGAAGCGGTTTGGGAACACACGTGGGCAGGCGATGTGCCAGTGCCAATCTTCAGCTAA
- a CDS encoding ABC transporter permease: MKAILQKEFRSYLRGNRAFTMLSIYLFILSGLCVLIYAGQSENGFIDRSQIGLSLYSTAAAVALFQLTFFAPSLNASSLGSERDRQTIDVLMVTPVRRYQIILGKLIAPCLFLFLLSLASLPIGALALLIGGIEARDLWIALAIQLVTVLGYGSIGIWGASWAKTSRGAMMATLGLALVLAIGLPLLAILVLAVLSNDQPLFDSIMNNGFIRNLGVVALSFSPFFSLIMWIQSVTDGQATTWTLDLQGQLGGGTILQPWVISVLIWLMLIPFLIWRSSKQLQKSVAHSSGG; encoded by the coding sequence ATGAAGGCAATTTTGCAAAAGGAATTTCGCTCGTATTTGCGCGGCAATCGGGCGTTTACCATGCTCAGCATCTACTTATTCATTCTCAGTGGCTTGTGTGTGCTAATTTACGCTGGCCAAAGCGAAAATGGGTTTATCGATCGCAGCCAGATTGGCTTAAGTTTATATAGCACCGCTGCCGCCGTAGCCTTGTTTCAACTAACCTTTTTTGCACCATCGCTGAATGCTTCATCGCTGGGCAGCGAACGCGATCGCCAAACCATCGACGTGTTGATGGTCACACCTGTACGGCGCTACCAAATCATCTTGGGCAAGCTGATTGCGCCTTGTTTATTCCTCTTTTTGCTTAGTTTAGCCAGCTTGCCAATTGGCGCATTGGCCTTGCTAATTGGCGGGATCGAAGCCCGCGACCTATGGATTGCCCTGGCGATTCAATTGGTCACAGTTTTGGGCTATGGCAGCATCGGGATTTGGGGAGCTTCGTGGGCTAAAACCAGCCGTGGGGCGATGATGGCAACCCTTGGCTTAGCATTGGTATTGGCGATTGGGCTGCCATTACTGGCGATATTAGTCTTAGCAGTGCTCTCGAATGATCAACCATTATTTGATTCCATTATGAACAATGGCTTTATCCGCAATCTTGGGGTTGTGGCCTTGTCGTTCAGCCCGTTCTTTAGCCTTATTATGTGGATTCAGAGCGTTACCGATGGTCAAGCAACCACCTGGACTTTAGATTTACAAGGCCAACTTGGTGGTGGCACAATTTTACAACCATGGGTTATTTCCGTCTTGATTTGGCTGATGCTCATCCCTTTCTTGATTTGGCGTAGCTCCAAGCAATTGCAAAAATCGGTTGCCCATTCAAGCGGCGGCTAG
- a CDS encoding ABC transporter ATP-binding protein, whose product MELIVETHNLTQRFGTHLALNQVNLSIPKGAVYGFIGPNGAGKTTTMRILTTLLQPTAGEAFVNGVSVRKDPDAVRKMIGFMPDYFGVYESMRVWEYLDFFAHIYGIKQPRRTSLIQELLQLVDLTEKHDSYVMNLSRGMKQRLSLARTMAHDPSLLILDEPASGLDPRARIELRELLRELSRMGKTIMVSSHILSELAEMCSHIGIIERGTLLASGPVEQIMQDLRPHKLIEVQVLERAMPALQMLKQLPTINDVHLANELADDQAGGKLAINFSGTAEESSAILSNLISQGFRVNHFAERQSDLEEVFLHVTQGVVA is encoded by the coding sequence ATGGAATTGATCGTTGAAACCCACAATTTAACCCAGCGTTTTGGCACTCACCTAGCGCTCAATCAGGTCAATTTGAGCATTCCCAAAGGTGCGGTCTATGGTTTTATTGGGCCAAATGGCGCTGGTAAAACCACCACCATGCGAATTTTGACCACCTTGCTCCAACCAACCGCTGGTGAAGCCTTTGTCAACGGCGTTTCGGTACGCAAAGATCCCGATGCAGTGCGCAAAATGATTGGTTTTATGCCCGATTATTTTGGGGTTTACGAAAGCATGCGGGTTTGGGAATACCTCGATTTCTTTGCCCACATCTATGGTATCAAACAGCCACGCCGAACAAGTTTGATTCAAGAATTATTGCAACTAGTCGATCTGACCGAAAAACACGATAGTTATGTAATGAATCTCAGCCGTGGGATGAAACAGCGCCTCAGTTTAGCCCGCACCATGGCCCACGATCCCAGCTTGTTAATTCTCGATGAACCAGCCAGTGGGCTTGATCCACGCGCACGAATCGAACTACGCGAGTTGCTACGCGAATTAAGCCGCATGGGCAAAACGATTATGGTTAGTTCACACATTTTGTCGGAACTAGCCGAAATGTGTAGCCATATTGGCATTATCGAGCGTGGCACACTCCTAGCAAGCGGTCCAGTCGAACAAATTATGCAGGATTTACGCCCACATAAATTGATCGAAGTGCAAGTGCTTGAACGAGCAATGCCAGCCTTGCAAATGCTCAAACAACTGCCAACCATCAACGATGTGCATTTAGCCAATGAGCTAGCCGATGATCAGGCAGGCGGCAAATTAGCGATCAACTTCAGTGGCACAGCCGAAGAGAGCAGCGCAATTTTGAGCAACCTGATCAGCCAAGGCTTTCGGGTCAATCACTTTGCCGAACGCCAATCCGACCTCGAAGAAGTCTTTTTGCATGTGACACAGGGAGTGGTGGCATGA
- a CDS encoding sporulation protein, protein MFRKLLASVGIGNARIETHLHNNTTAPGGTITGEVHIMGGDVEQDIEALYLFLVTRYTREYDDSKMTQDHTIGQYPLTQRFKLQPGAQQRIPFSINLPLDTPLTMGHQPVFIRTGLSISGGVDAGDVDQLQIQPHPSQATIIQAIQQIGFQLYTVHNEYNSRWRGPYPFVQELEFKPYGHQSFHIEELEVVLDLQDYGVDVYLEIDKRLHGFAKLFADFDLNERYAKLTFTHADIQRPDLAHIISQTIQSRMRH, encoded by the coding sequence ATGTTCCGTAAATTGCTCGCCAGCGTTGGTATTGGCAATGCTCGTATCGAAACCCATCTCCACAATAATACAACCGCTCCAGGTGGCACGATCACTGGCGAAGTGCATATTATGGGCGGTGATGTCGAACAAGATATCGAAGCACTGTATTTGTTTTTGGTCACTCGCTATACCCGCGAGTACGACGACAGCAAAATGACCCAAGATCACACGATTGGGCAATATCCACTGACGCAGCGGTTTAAGCTTCAACCAGGCGCTCAACAACGCATTCCCTTTAGCATTAATTTGCCGCTCGATACGCCATTAACCATGGGCCATCAACCGGTCTTTATTCGGACTGGTTTATCAATCAGCGGCGGGGTCGATGCAGGCGATGTTGATCAATTACAAATTCAGCCGCATCCTTCGCAGGCAACGATTATTCAGGCCATCCAACAAATTGGCTTCCAACTATATACCGTGCACAACGAATACAATTCACGCTGGCGCGGCCCCTATCCATTTGTGCAAGAGCTTGAATTCAAGCCCTATGGCCACCAAAGTTTCCACATCGAAGAATTAGAGGTTGTGCTCGATTTGCAAGATTATGGGGTTGATGTCTATTTGGAAATCGACAAGCGTTTGCATGGCTTTGCTAAGCTGTTTGCCGATTTTGATCTCAACGAACGCTATGCCAAGTTGACCTTTACCCACGCCGATATTCAACGCCCTGATTTGGCCCATATCATCAGCCAAACCATCCAATCGCGCATGCGCCACTAA
- a CDS encoding helix-turn-helix domain-containing protein, whose product MEQPSGLTYDPPASQLLSLQQAAAYTREYYPAQSLTEGTLRVYLNKGKIRGIKLDRYWYTTAAELERYLSQPTSATITQPSVTDS is encoded by the coding sequence ATGGAACAGCCCTCTGGTCTAACCTACGACCCACCAGCCAGCCAACTGCTCTCCTTGCAGCAGGCGGCGGCCTATACCCGTGAATATTACCCGGCTCAATCGCTCACCGAAGGCACCTTGCGCGTTTACCTTAATAAAGGTAAAATCCGTGGCATCAAACTTGATCGCTATTGGTACACAACGGCGGCTGAGCTTGAGCGCTATCTTTCTCAACCAACATCAGCCACAATCACTCAACCCTCAGTTACGGATTCGTAA